The stretch of DNA GTCCTTGTTAATCTACCCACCAGAACGCACTGAGCTAATTGGATATCACCGTTCCTTAATTATTTTCAACAAATTCATATGAAGCTGCTTGTCCTTTCCTGCCTATTTTTGTGTTATGTGAAACACTGAAACTTCAACTGATGTTCTGAATTCTTTAACAGGTTACTGGCACCTTACATTTCATCTGGGATTTTTCTAGAAGTGTTCAAGCTATGGTTGAGGGGTTTCAAGATTATCGTTCTCGACGTGCCTCTCTTGTTTGAAGCAAAGATGGACAAGTGGACTGACCCCATCATTGTGGTTTGGGTTGATTCGGAGACTCAGCTTCGACGACTTATGGGAAGAGATGGGACAACAGTCGAAGAGGCCAGCAGTAGGATTGGTTCTCAGATGTGTCTAGATTTGAAAAAGACCAAGGCTGATATTGTGATTGACAACACGGGAAGTATAGAGCAACTGAATGACAATTTCAGGGAAGTGTTGATGCAGGTGAAGAAACCTTTAACATGGACTGAATTTGCACTTTCTAGAGATGGAGCTATTGTGGCTTTTGTTTCTATTCTTTTTGGTGTCATCGTATGTAGGAAAGCGTTGAAGCCCAATTAATTTGTTCGATTCTGCCTAACCAAAAAACATGTCTAATCTTGTTACTCTCAATGTAATTATACTTGTTATACTGTTGGATGATTTGCAAGAACACATATGTGCATAAACTTTTTAAAAAACTAGACTTCTGTGATAGAAAAACACGTGGTGATATGTGTCGCAACTCGCATGAAATGTGAGTCTTGTGTATTAAAAAAACCTTCTTTTGTACATATATACTCTTATCAATGTATTTCAATACATGTATACTCTTGTAATGTATCAATgtatttcaataaaaaaatattgaacaaCGAACATGGAACGTGGTTTTAGGCAAAGATAATTTGAGCTTCTCGTGTTTTTGAAATATACGTGCCAAATGCAAATCCAATCCTTGAATcggaaaatatatcatcaatggaTTTTGCAAGATTTCGTCCCGACTTGGGTATGG from Primulina eburnea isolate SZY01 chromosome 6, ASM2296580v1, whole genome shotgun sequence encodes:
- the LOC140833753 gene encoding dephospho-CoA kinase-like isoform X1, coding for MRIVGLTGGIGSGKSTVSNLFKAHGIPIVDADVVARNVLKKGTGGCRKVVAAFGDEILLPDGEVDRPKLGQIVFNNSDMRQVLNRLLAPYISSGIFLEVFKLWLRGFKIIVLDVPLLFEAKMDKWTDPIIVVWVDSETQLRRLMGRDGTTVEEASSRIGSQMCLDLKKTKADIVIDNTGSIEQLNDNFREVLMQVKKPLTWTEFALSRDGAIVAFVSILFGVIVCRKALKPN
- the LOC140833753 gene encoding dephospho-CoA kinase-like isoform X2 — protein: MNVLKKGTGGCRKVVAAFGDEILLPDGEVDRPKLGQIVFNNSDMRQVLNRLLAPYISSGIFLEVFKLWLRGFKIIVLDVPLLFEAKMDKWTDPIIVVWVDSETQLRRLMGRDGTTVEEASSRIGSQMCLDLKKTKADIVIDNTGSIEQLNDNFREVLMQVKKPLTWTEFALSRDGAIVAFVSILFGVIVCRKALKPN